The following coding sequences are from one Chroogloeocystis siderophila 5.2 s.c.1 window:
- a CDS encoding DALR anticodon-binding domain-containing protein → MSSADYRVIKQVLLPHLQVALNLYLLNYRLALQPQLNVSWCQKKDCGFTYVWAIALHLSAIQKLPAIQIAMRLIDFINTKAIADDIRQKLATENTGSTLIATRIVSPGLIYLELTDCAIAAWLQYSITHPPKRETYCLQKENNIPSSFTLQYTHARCYSVLKLAVREEILPPALTPIFFLDSQQQLICHHAAEQALIKQLLVSFDNLYCPSPNFKPHWEKIAVDLCQAWQTFYAYCRIWGEVRRDHLHLAQARLGLTLLTQRLLAVLLNDKLGIYAPTEL, encoded by the coding sequence TTGTCATCCGCTGACTATCGTGTAATTAAACAAGTGTTATTGCCGCACCTGCAAGTAGCACTCAATTTATACTTACTAAATTACAGACTGGCACTACAGCCGCAACTGAATGTTTCTTGGTGCCAAAAAAAAGACTGTGGATTTACTTATGTATGGGCGATCGCTTTGCATCTGAGTGCAATACAAAAGCTACCGGCGATCCAAATTGCGATGAGATTGATTGACTTCATTAACACTAAAGCAATTGCGGATGACATACGGCAAAAATTAGCAACAGAAAATACTGGCTCAACATTGATCGCTACGCGTATAGTATCGCCAGGGCTAATTTATTTAGAATTAACAGATTGCGCGATCGCAGCTTGGCTACAGTACTCAATAACACATCCTCCAAAGAGGGAAACATATTGCCTACAAAAAGAAAATAATATCCCCTCTTCCTTTACACTTCAATATACTCATGCTCGTTGTTACTCAGTATTAAAGCTAGCTGTGCGTGAAGAGATACTTCCACCCGCGCTTACACCAATTTTTTTTCTAGATTCTCAACAACAACTTATTTGTCACCATGCAGCTGAGCAGGCTTTAATTAAGCAGTTATTAGTGTCATTTGATAACTTATACTGTCCCAGTCCTAACTTTAAACCGCACTGGGAAAAAATAGCAGTTGATTTATGTCAAGCTTGGCAAACTTTTTATGCCTACTGTCGGATTTGGGGTGAAGTTAGACGCGATCATCTACATCTAGCGCAAGCACGATTGGGCTTAACGCTATTGACTCAACGTCTTTTAGCTGTACTCCTAAACGACAAGTTGGGAATTTATGCACCAACCGAACTATAG
- a CDS encoding acyl-CoA dehydrogenase family protein, translating to MKEDIITTQLSLSVIPDSWHEPAIAEILSRVVEIADFAFANAATVDCSGAFPAKEFELIAQAKLLSAPLPRELGGLGLGIQAGKTLPLLLLLKQLGRGNLSVGRVYEGHVNALQLINTFGTPEQIEAFAEAARDRHKMFGVWNAEAADGVKVIPLANGKYRLEGSKTFASGCGFVERPFVNGALPDGSWQMCIVPMDEVKTIVDPNWWQPSGMRASASYKVDFTGVELAPLYVIGNPGDYFRQPWLTGGVVRFAAVQLGGAEALFNLTREYLQSLNRTHDPYQEERLGKMAIAIESGHLWLRGAATLVDEYAPVFGGYAAEVHPQASKIVAYANMVRTAIEQICMDVMQLCERCVGTRGLLPPNPIERVIRDLTLYLRQPAFDAAIANVGQYALGSDQPASSLWML from the coding sequence TTGAAGGAGGATATTATTACTACACAACTTTCACTCAGCGTTATCCCTGATAGTTGGCACGAGCCAGCAATTGCAGAAATTTTATCGCGGGTTGTCGAGATCGCTGATTTTGCATTTGCTAACGCTGCGACGGTAGATTGTAGTGGAGCCTTTCCCGCAAAGGAATTTGAACTCATTGCGCAAGCAAAACTCTTGAGCGCACCATTACCTCGCGAATTAGGCGGGTTAGGTTTAGGGATACAAGCAGGTAAAACGCTACCTTTATTGCTGTTACTTAAACAATTAGGTCGCGGTAATTTATCTGTTGGACGCGTTTATGAAGGTCATGTTAATGCGCTACAACTGATTAACACGTTTGGCACTCCCGAACAAATTGAGGCTTTTGCGGAAGCCGCACGCGATCGCCATAAAATGTTTGGTGTCTGGAATGCTGAAGCTGCTGATGGTGTCAAAGTGATTCCGTTAGCCAATGGCAAGTATCGGCTAGAAGGCTCGAAAACTTTTGCTTCGGGTTGTGGTTTTGTCGAACGTCCATTTGTGAATGGGGCGCTACCTGATGGTAGTTGGCAAATGTGTATTGTGCCGATGGATGAAGTCAAAACTATTGTCGATCCTAACTGGTGGCAACCTTCAGGAATGCGTGCATCGGCGAGTTACAAAGTAGATTTTACAGGTGTGGAACTTGCCCCACTTTACGTGATCGGCAATCCTGGCGATTATTTCCGTCAACCCTGGCTAACAGGCGGCGTGGTTCGCTTTGCGGCGGTGCAACTTGGTGGTGCAGAAGCGTTGTTTAATTTAACGCGGGAATATTTACAGTCACTTAATCGGACGCACGATCCTTACCAAGAAGAACGTTTAGGAAAAATGGCGATCGCTATCGAAAGTGGGCATCTTTGGCTGCGCGGTGCAGCAACTTTAGTCGATGAGTACGCGCCAGTATTTGGTGGTTATGCGGCTGAAGTCCATCCCCAAGCCAGCAAAATTGTTGCCTATGCCAATATGGTACGCACCGCGATCGAACAAATTTGTATGGATGTGATGCAGTTATGTGAACGCTGTGTTGGTACTCGCGGCTTACTCCCACCAAATCCAATAGAACGCGTTATTCGTGACTTGACGTTGTACCTACGCCAACCCGCATTTGATGCGGCGATCGCGAATGTCGGGCAATACGCGTTAGGAAGTGACCAACCTGCAAGTTCGCTGTGGATGCTATGA
- a CDS encoding Cof-type HAD-IIB family hydrolase, translating to MTNYQFKTQIKLLVLDIDGTIAGESNTIRPAVRHAIAAAKAKGVEVALATGRMYCSALRFHEDINSTMPLLAYQGAWIQDPHTQKMHRHLPVAKATAHQLLDYFEQPQLRSLLSVHFYIRDRLYVRELTPETQLYSERSGIEPIAVGDLRQVLIDEPTKVLALSDDIALIDRLLGSLRQRYTPAELYMTKSVATFFEATNPLVNKAAAVRYLAEECLGIQAANVMTVGDNFNDVEMLEYAGIGVAMGNAPSAVKDIAQWVAPTVEEDGVAAAIEEFILRDKAI from the coding sequence ATGACCAATTACCAATTCAAAACTCAAATAAAACTGCTGGTACTCGATATCGATGGTACAATCGCCGGAGAATCAAACACAATTCGCCCTGCGGTACGTCATGCGATCGCTGCGGCAAAAGCTAAAGGTGTTGAAGTCGCACTAGCGACAGGTCGAATGTATTGCTCTGCCTTACGCTTTCATGAAGATATTAACTCAACAATGCCATTGTTAGCGTACCAGGGCGCTTGGATTCAAGATCCGCATACGCAAAAAATGCATCGTCATTTACCCGTTGCCAAAGCAACTGCGCATCAGCTGTTAGATTACTTTGAGCAACCGCAACTGCGATCACTACTATCGGTTCACTTTTATATCCGCGATCGCCTATATGTGCGCGAACTCACCCCAGAAACTCAACTCTACTCAGAACGTTCGGGAATTGAACCAATTGCTGTTGGTGATTTGCGTCAAGTTCTCATCGACGAACCCACAAAAGTGTTAGCCCTCAGCGATGATATTGCTTTGATTGATCGTCTTTTAGGCAGTTTGCGCCAGCGATACACGCCAGCGGAACTGTACATGACAAAATCAGTTGCGACTTTTTTTGAAGCAACTAATCCATTAGTCAATAAAGCGGCGGCCGTGCGTTACTTAGCCGAAGAATGCTTAGGTATTCAAGCGGCAAACGTGATGACAGTTGGCGATAATTTTAATGATGTGGAAATGCTGGAATATGCAGGGATTGGCGTTGCCATGGGTAATGCACCGTCAGCAGTTAAAGATATTGCGCAATGGGTAGCGCCAACTGTTGAAGAAGATGGCGTAGCAGCAGCAATTGAAGAATTTATTTTGCGAGATAAGGCAATTTAA
- a CDS encoding glycosyltransferase, with amino-acid sequence MQGIERFGKQTAAHADAVLEEASVEPLVVEPPAIECEVCVVVPVRDEAEHLVATLNALAHQINLHGKPLHHSRYEIILLANNCCDDSVAIARKFAQQHASLALHVVEITLPKPEAYIGKVRRLLMNEAYRRLMSIGRDRGVIASTDGDTRVAPTWIAATLEEITRGADAVGGRIITDCAERSRLDPYARLCYLREVGYRYLLTELETYLDPEPCESWPRHYQHYGASVAVTAQMYARVGGIPAVRTPEDVAFYQALLRVDARFRHSPAVKVITSARQTGRAKNGLANQLREWTAMGHKHQPFIVESVARSEQKLQARRKLRSLWMRSRFHQLSDYEMAQCAHEWGVSLAWLTAELHQSPTFGLLLERVKEKQAIELERDSHQEISQAIADLRSRLSHLRKTPIHLNPLEQVKPILIFPLSVQMPQVRIG; translated from the coding sequence ATGCAGGGGATTGAGCGTTTTGGGAAGCAAACAGCAGCCCATGCGGATGCAGTGTTAGAGGAAGCATCTGTTGAGCCTTTAGTCGTCGAGCCTCCTGCTATAGAATGCGAAGTATGCGTTGTTGTGCCAGTGCGAGATGAAGCTGAACACTTAGTTGCGACCCTCAATGCCTTAGCACATCAAATCAATTTACACGGCAAACCACTGCATCACAGCCGCTACGAAATTATTCTACTAGCGAACAACTGTTGTGATGATTCGGTAGCGATCGCGCGAAAATTTGCTCAGCAACACGCATCATTAGCACTCCACGTCGTAGAAATCACCTTGCCCAAACCGGAAGCGTATATCGGTAAAGTGCGGCGTCTTTTGATGAATGAAGCGTATCGTCGCTTGATGAGTATTGGACGCGATCGCGGCGTGATTGCTTCAACCGATGGCGATACTCGCGTAGCCCCGACTTGGATCGCTGCTACATTAGAGGAAATCACTCGCGGTGCGGATGCTGTTGGCGGGAGAATTATTACAGATTGTGCCGAACGCAGTCGATTAGATCCTTATGCACGGTTATGTTACTTGCGTGAAGTAGGCTATCGCTATCTCTTAACCGAACTCGAAACTTATCTCGATCCTGAACCGTGCGAATCCTGGCCTCGGCATTATCAGCATTATGGTGCAAGTGTAGCCGTAACAGCCCAAATGTATGCTCGTGTAGGTGGGATACCTGCGGTACGAACACCCGAAGATGTTGCTTTCTATCAGGCATTATTACGCGTTGATGCAAGATTTCGTCATAGTCCAGCGGTGAAAGTCATCACTTCAGCACGACAAACCGGACGCGCCAAAAATGGCTTAGCAAATCAGTTACGCGAATGGACGGCGATGGGACACAAACATCAGCCGTTTATTGTTGAATCTGTAGCACGAAGCGAACAAAAACTGCAAGCACGTCGGAAGTTACGATCGCTGTGGATGCGATCGCGTTTTCACCAACTCAGTGATTATGAAATGGCACAGTGCGCACACGAATGGGGAGTTTCGCTAGCTTGGCTAACCGCAGAATTGCATCAGTCGCCTACGTTTGGTTTATTGCTAGAACGCGTCAAAGAAAAACAAGCTATTGAGTTAGAACGAGACTCTCACCAAGAAATTTCTCAAGCAATCGCTGATCTGCGATCGCGTTTAAGTCACTTACGCAAAACTCCAATTCATCTAAACCCGCTCGAACAAGTCAAGCCGATATTGATCTTCCCGCTGTCCGTGCAAATGCCGCAAGTGCGAATCGGTTAG
- the moaA gene encoding GTP 3',8-cyclase MoaA, translating into MNAVDYLRISLIDRCNFRCQYCMPEGAELDYILRQQLLTDAELLSLIEEVFIPVGFTRFRLTGGEPLLRPGVIEIVRAIAAFPQTQDLAMTTNGFLLAGMAQALYDAGLRRINISLDSLEPDTFDQIIGNRSRSRWQQVWQGIQSAYQVGFDPLKLNVVVIPGVNDHEVLDLAALTIDRQWHVRFIEFMPIGNSQLFGDRGWIASEELRQRIRDSFGLTESQVRGNGPADVFQIPGAKGTLGFISQMSECFCDRCNRMRLSADGWLRPCLLNEGHQIDLKTPLRAGADMAQLRKELRQLLAIKPEINFKQRESGITGAYSRTMSQIGG; encoded by the coding sequence ATGAATGCAGTAGACTACCTCCGGATCAGCTTAATCGACCGCTGTAACTTCCGGTGTCAGTACTGTATGCCGGAAGGTGCTGAGTTAGATTATATTTTGCGGCAACAGCTATTAACTGATGCAGAATTACTCAGCTTAATTGAAGAAGTCTTTATTCCCGTTGGCTTTACGCGGTTTCGGTTAACGGGCGGAGAACCGTTACTGCGTCCTGGGGTCATTGAAATTGTCCGCGCGATCGCTGCTTTTCCTCAAACTCAAGACCTAGCGATGACAACTAATGGTTTTTTGCTCGCGGGAATGGCACAAGCGCTTTACGATGCCGGACTGCGGCGGATTAATATTAGTCTAGATTCGCTCGAGCCTGACACTTTTGACCAAATTATTGGCAATCGCAGTCGTTCACGCTGGCAACAAGTTTGGCAAGGTATTCAAAGTGCGTATCAAGTTGGTTTTGATCCTTTAAAACTTAATGTAGTAGTCATTCCTGGTGTGAATGACCACGAAGTTCTCGACCTTGCTGCCTTAACGATTGACCGTCAATGGCACGTCCGCTTTATTGAATTTATGCCAATTGGCAATTCGCAACTTTTTGGCGATCGCGGCTGGATTGCTTCCGAAGAACTCCGCCAACGCATTCGCGATTCGTTCGGCTTGACAGAATCGCAAGTGCGTGGTAACGGACCTGCGGATGTCTTTCAGATTCCTGGGGCTAAAGGGACGTTGGGATTTATTAGTCAGATGTCCGAATGTTTTTGCGATCGCTGCAACCGGATGCGGCTTTCTGCCGATGGCTGGTTACGTCCGTGCCTACTCAATGAAGGTCATCAAATCGACCTCAAAACGCCCTTACGCGCTGGTGCTGATATGGCACAGTTACGCAAAGAATTACGTCAACTGCTCGCAATTAAACCTGAAATCAACTTTAAACAGCGCGAATCAGGAATAACTGGTGCATACAGCCGCACAATGTCACAAATTGGAGGTTAA
- the rpsD gene encoding 30S ribosomal protein S4, translating to MSRYRGPRLRVVRRLGELPGLTRKSARRSYPPGQHGQNRKKRSEYAVRLEEKQKLRFNYGLTEKQLLRYVRRARRVTGSTGQVLLQLLEMRLDNTVFRMGMAPTIPAARQLVNHGHITVNGRVVDIASYQCRPGDEIKVRDREASRKLVENNLQYPGLANLPSHLEFDKNKLEGRVNSLVEREWVALQVNELLVVEYYSRQA from the coding sequence ATGTCCCGATACAGAGGACCAAGATTAAGAGTTGTTCGCCGCTTAGGAGAGTTACCAGGATTAACTCGTAAAAGCGCTCGTCGTTCATATCCACCAGGACAGCACGGACAAAACCGTAAGAAGCGTTCTGAATATGCTGTTCGTCTAGAAGAGAAGCAGAAGCTACGTTTTAACTACGGTTTGACCGAAAAGCAGTTGTTACGTTACGTCCGCCGTGCTAGACGCGTGACTGGCTCAACAGGACAAGTTCTATTGCAACTATTAGAAATGCGGCTGGATAACACGGTTTTCCGTATGGGAATGGCGCCGACGATTCCTGCTGCACGGCAATTAGTGAATCACGGTCATATCACAGTTAACGGTCGAGTTGTCGATATTGCAAGTTATCAGTGTCGTCCTGGCGACGAGATTAAAGTCAGAGACCGCGAAGCTTCACGTAAATTAGTAGAAAATAATCTACAATATCCAGGCCTTGCTAACCTTCCTAGCCATCTAGAGTTTGATAAAAACAAGCTCGAAGGTAGAGTGAATAGTTTGGTTGAGCGCGAGTGGGTGGCGCTACAAGTTAACGAGTTGTTGGTTGTTGAGTACTACTCACGACAAGCATAA
- a CDS encoding class I SAM-dependent DNA methyltransferase has translation MNQPKPPMKSLQPQYFNDLYTADEDPWQFETSEYEANKYANTLAALPKQRYRSALEIGCSIGVLTSRLAERCDSLFSIDASEVALNRAIKRCQHQPHVKFQLMQVPLDYPQGTFDLTLVSEVGYYLSRDDLRKAQKLILEHLESGGHLLLVHWTLYAEDYPLWGDEVHDSFMELTDSHLRHLHGQREDQYRLDLFERV, from the coding sequence ATGAATCAACCAAAGCCACCTATGAAGTCGCTGCAACCTCAATATTTTAACGATCTCTATACTGCTGATGAAGATCCTTGGCAGTTTGAGACGAGTGAATATGAGGCGAATAAATACGCAAATACTCTAGCCGCGCTACCAAAACAACGCTACCGCTCTGCGCTCGAAATTGGTTGTTCGATTGGTGTTCTGACTTCGCGTTTAGCCGAACGTTGCGATTCACTGTTTTCTATTGATGCATCGGAAGTTGCTTTGAATCGCGCCATAAAGCGCTGTCAGCATCAACCTCATGTTAAGTTTCAACTGATGCAAGTGCCACTTGATTACCCGCAAGGAACTTTTGATTTAACTTTAGTTTCCGAAGTTGGTTATTACTTATCGCGGGATGATTTAAGAAAAGCGCAAAAATTGATTCTAGAGCATCTAGAATCAGGAGGGCATTTGCTGCTTGTCCACTGGACGCTATATGCCGAAGATTACCCATTGTGGGGCGATGAAGTTCACGATTCGTTTATGGAACTAACCGATTCGCACTTGCGGCATTTGCACGGACAGCGGGAAGATCAATATCGGCTTGACTTGTTCGAGCGGGTTTAG
- a CDS encoding serine/threonine-protein kinase: MKVYCTRSSCPRPQNHFADLDDSATLKTIQQKYCTACGMPLILVGRYLPLRLLGKGGFGAAFLARDRYTPGMRRCVVKQFQPAGYLTPTQLQIAQQLFEREAAVLEELGSQNDQIPDLYAFFELTVQSLQPGGQDKFFYLVQEYIDGKNLEEELEEKGKFSPNEVVEVLQAILPVLQFVHEHGSIHRDIKPSNIMRHRNGRLYLLDFGAVKQVTTAATQTKGSTGIYSQGYAPPEQMSGGDVYPSTDLYALAVTALVLLTGKKTVELFDVYNNRWHWRTHADIAPAIADILDRMLSITPNQRFHSAQEVLTAIAAATTAPPPVTSPPTPATVPYFHQPAAFSLLELLAGAGLSGFAGGLLAIALYSLVQSSAIALGVAGLILGMLIIAQTRRWLDAKDILILVGILLAIILFVPALQSGLTIHNILFLALVAGAAAIALTALFRLVYKLLASIF, translated from the coding sequence ATGAAAGTCTACTGCACTCGTTCCAGTTGCCCCCGCCCCCAAAATCATTTTGCGGATTTAGACGACAGCGCCACGTTAAAAACAATTCAACAAAAATACTGCACTGCCTGTGGGATGCCGTTGATTTTGGTGGGGCGCTATTTGCCGCTTCGTCTGCTCGGAAAAGGGGGCTTCGGTGCAGCTTTTTTGGCACGCGATCGCTATACTCCAGGAATGCGTCGCTGTGTTGTTAAGCAATTTCAACCTGCTGGCTATTTAACGCCAACTCAACTACAAATTGCACAGCAATTATTTGAACGGGAAGCCGCAGTTTTAGAGGAACTCGGCAGTCAAAACGACCAAATTCCTGACCTGTATGCCTTTTTTGAATTAACAGTACAGAGTTTGCAGCCTGGTGGACAAGACAAGTTTTTCTACTTGGTACAGGAATACATTGATGGCAAAAATTTAGAGGAGGAATTAGAAGAAAAAGGCAAGTTTTCACCCAATGAAGTCGTAGAAGTATTGCAAGCAATTCTGCCTGTACTGCAATTTGTTCACGAACACGGTTCGATTCATCGCGATATCAAACCTTCTAATATTATGCGCCATCGCAACGGGCGGCTCTATTTGCTCGATTTTGGTGCAGTCAAACAAGTCACAACCGCAGCTACGCAAACAAAAGGCTCGACAGGAATCTATTCGCAGGGATACGCGCCACCTGAACAAATGTCTGGCGGGGATGTTTATCCATCAACAGATTTGTATGCTTTAGCCGTTACTGCGCTGGTTTTACTCACGGGTAAAAAAACGGTTGAATTGTTTGATGTTTACAATAATCGCTGGCACTGGAGAACACACGCCGATATTGCCCCTGCGATCGCAGACATTCTCGATCGAATGCTGTCAATCACACCTAACCAACGCTTTCACTCTGCCCAAGAAGTATTAACCGCGATCGCTGCTGCGACAACCGCACCACCGCCAGTAACGTCACCTCCAACTCCAGCTACCGTACCCTACTTTCATCAACCAGCAGCATTTTCACTGTTGGAACTCTTAGCAGGTGCGGGACTAAGTGGCTTTGCTGGAGGATTGCTCGCAATCGCACTTTACAGCCTGGTGCAATCGTCGGCGATCGCACTGGGGGTAGCTGGATTAATTTTAGGAATGCTGATTATTGCCCAAACTCGACGTTGGCTTGATGCTAAAGATATATTAATTCTTGTCGGTATTCTATTGGCGATCATTTTATTTGTTCCAGCTTTACAGAGTGGATTAACAATACACAATATTTTGTTCTTAGCTTTAGTCGCAGGTGCAGCCGCGATCGCGCTGACAGCTTTATTTAGGCTGGTATACAAACTACTTGCTTCAATCTTTTAA
- a CDS encoding substrate-binding domain-containing protein codes for MSQKNETAVLVLTFLITVGIVGGGLWLLANRGINLGILTQPQSKDTATDANAPPLLSSESSSNFATVQNVPNGLFNYGGSTTWAPIRLAVDSAIQAARPEFRLRYVDPTGETPGSASGIRMLIDGRIAFAQSSRPLVDQEIARAQQRGFGLSQVAVAIDGLAIAVNQNLNLSGLTIEQVRAIYTGKIANWNQLGGPNLSIVPLSRQMSDGGTVEFFVQDILANQSFGSNVEFVADTTQALRRLAVTPGGIYYASAPEVVPQCTVKSLPIGRASGEFVPPYQVPFVPLSQCPRLRNRLNLEAFQTGDYPITRNLFVVVKQNGQTDEQAGNAYANFLLTGQGQELIEQTGFVRIR; via the coding sequence ATGTCTCAAAAGAATGAAACTGCCGTTCTTGTATTAACTTTTTTAATCACAGTAGGAATTGTCGGCGGTGGATTATGGTTGCTTGCCAATCGTGGTATCAATCTAGGAATACTCACTCAGCCGCAATCAAAAGATACCGCTACTGATGCCAATGCACCACCGCTGCTTTCAAGTGAATCTAGCAGTAATTTTGCCACAGTTCAAAATGTGCCTAATGGACTATTTAACTATGGTGGTAGTACGACTTGGGCACCAATTCGCTTAGCAGTTGACTCAGCAATTCAAGCGGCGCGACCAGAGTTTCGCTTACGCTATGTCGATCCTACGGGCGAAACACCAGGCTCAGCAAGCGGAATTCGGATGTTGATTGATGGGAGAATTGCTTTTGCACAGTCTTCTAGACCGTTAGTGGATCAAGAAATTGCCCGCGCGCAACAACGAGGCTTTGGTTTGAGCCAAGTAGCCGTTGCGATTGATGGATTGGCGATCGCTGTTAACCAGAATTTAAATCTTTCTGGACTGACGATCGAACAAGTTCGCGCAATTTACACTGGCAAAATTGCCAATTGGAATCAACTCGGTGGTCCAAATCTATCAATAGTACCGCTTTCGCGCCAAATGAGTGATGGTGGCACAGTTGAGTTTTTTGTGCAAGATATCCTTGCGAATCAATCATTCGGGTCTAATGTAGAATTTGTTGCCGACACAACTCAAGCGCTGCGCAGATTAGCGGTAACTCCTGGTGGTATTTACTATGCCTCAGCACCAGAAGTTGTCCCGCAATGTACCGTCAAATCCCTACCGATAGGGCGCGCATCAGGTGAATTTGTTCCGCCTTATCAAGTACCTTTTGTTCCTTTATCTCAATGCCCAAGATTACGTAATCGCCTCAATCTTGAAGCTTTTCAAACGGGTGACTATCCGATTACACGTAACTTGTTTGTCGTCGTCAAACAAAACGGTCAAACCGACGAGCAAGCTGGAAATGCTTATGCTAATTTTCTCCTGACAGGACAAGGGCAAGAACTGATCGAGCAAACGGGTTTTGTTAGAATTCGCTGA
- a CDS encoding Crp/Fnr family transcriptional regulator, with the protein MQSPTFSETPRPFLTWQRILDWAQEHYRVRSFNKDERIPARPGLLYLVQRGAIRLVGTAQVSATASQLTSRRVNRTPEEAFLGFVGAGQPFEIVAQSPFTLQAYAHVDQTSVVWMYWHDLDNWPHFRREVLDAFRYQHQRKLLWLSALGQRRTIDRLLGFLTLLVEEYGEPSFSPEDPEVLRGYCLPFPLTHAQIGSAIGSTRVTVTRLMGKLRQRNLLITQGDNLICLPAESVNIAKR; encoded by the coding sequence ATGCAGTCCCCAACATTTTCAGAAACACCAAGACCATTTTTGACTTGGCAACGAATTCTCGATTGGGCGCAAGAACACTACCGAGTTCGTTCATTCAACAAAGATGAGCGAATTCCTGCACGGCCAGGGCTACTGTATTTAGTACAACGTGGTGCAATTAGACTTGTCGGTACTGCCCAAGTCAGCGCTACAGCCAGCCAGTTAACTTCTCGCCGAGTTAACCGAACTCCAGAGGAAGCTTTTTTAGGCTTTGTTGGTGCTGGACAGCCCTTTGAAATTGTTGCTCAATCACCGTTTACACTCCAAGCCTATGCTCATGTTGACCAAACTTCCGTAGTGTGGATGTACTGGCACGATCTAGATAATTGGCCGCATTTTCGACGCGAAGTTCTCGATGCTTTTCGTTATCAGCACCAACGAAAATTATTGTGGCTGAGTGCGTTAGGACAACGACGGACAATTGATCGTTTATTAGGATTTCTGACACTCTTGGTTGAGGAGTATGGCGAACCGTCTTTTAGTCCAGAAGATCCGGAAGTGCTGCGTGGCTATTGCTTACCATTTCCACTGACACACGCCCAAATAGGCAGTGCAATTGGTTCGACACGAGTCACTGTTACTCGGTTGATGGGTAAATTACGTCAACGCAACTTGTTGATTACTCAGGGTGATAATTTAATTTGTTTGCCAGCCGAGTCAGTGAATATTGCCAAACGGTAA
- a CDS encoding PIG-L deacetylase family protein, translated as MTQIVSQALLAPEQIPLYPASAIADFGSTLIVAPHPDDESLGCGGAIALLQQLGVSVEVLIISDGTRSHPNSRRYPAPALRDLRESETRAALAVLGDKVAVTFFCLQDGAVPNRNSADFNFAVTRLRDYLSSRDVQTIFLPWRFDPHPDHRATWELLTTAIDTANLSLRQIEYLIWDWDPLQRKNSNLPPNIKPWRLDIGTVVDLKQQAITAYRSQTTDLIDDDPEGFRLTPEMLANFAHPWELYLEQT; from the coding sequence ATGACTCAGATTGTGTCGCAAGCGTTATTAGCTCCAGAGCAAATACCACTCTATCCCGCAAGTGCGATCGCTGATTTTGGTTCGACGCTGATTGTTGCGCCACATCCTGATGATGAATCGCTTGGATGTGGTGGGGCGATCGCTTTATTACAGCAGCTTGGCGTTTCTGTAGAGGTCCTTATTATCAGTGATGGTACTCGATCGCATCCTAACTCGCGTCGCTACCCTGCACCCGCCTTAAGAGACTTACGTGAAAGTGAAACTCGCGCTGCACTCGCGGTGCTTGGTGATAAAGTCGCAGTGACATTTTTCTGCCTTCAAGATGGTGCTGTTCCTAATAGAAATAGCGCTGATTTTAATTTTGCGGTGACTCGCCTGCGAGACTACCTATCCAGCCGTGATGTACAAACAATCTTTCTACCTTGGCGATTTGATCCGCACCCCGATCACCGTGCGACTTGGGAACTCCTCACAACCGCAATTGACACGGCAAATTTATCACTGCGGCAAATTGAATATCTGATTTGGGATTGGGATCCTTTACAGCGCAAAAATAGCAATTTACCCCCAAATATTAAGCCGTGGCGGTTAGATATCGGTACAGTCGTCGATTTAAAACAACAGGCGATCACGGCATATCGTTCGCAAACAACTGATTTAATTGACGATGACCCAGAGGGTTTTCGTTTAACACCAGAAATGCTGGCAAACTTTGCCCATCCTTGGGAACTTTACTTGGAGCAAACCTAA